GTGGCTGGCGGGAATCTTTGTGTTTGCGGGGATTATGGGCTTTATCAGTCTGGCGATCCTGTCGCGGCAGCCGGACCGGAAGCGTTCCCTGCAGCAGCAGATGTCGCTACGGCGCAAGTTCAGCGAACCTTTCAGAGACCGCAATTTCAGGATGCTGCTGGCTTTCGGGGTCTGGTGGATGCTGGCGATCGGCGTGGGCAGTGCCTTCTGGGGTCCCTTCATGCTCAAAAAACTGAACATGGGCCTCTTCCAGATGCAGCTCTACGGCAGCCTGCACATGGGCTCATCGCTGCTCTCATATTCCTTTTGGGGACGCTTCATCGACCGTTGGGGCAACAAGCGCGCGATGTTCATCTGCGTGCTGCTGGGGGGCTTGAACCCCATGCTTTGGCTGTTCATGACCCCGGCGAATTACAGCATTCTCTGGCTCGAGGGCTTGCTTTCCGGTTTCATGTGGGCGGGGAATGGCGTGGTGACAACCAATTTTGTGCTGGCCATCGCTGGCAAGGGCCGCGAACAGACTTACAGCGCGCTCTACGGAGCCGTTGGCGGCGTGGCGATGATGGCCTCCACCCTGCTCACCGGAGCTTTTTTCCCCGGCGCTTTGCGGATAGGGGCGAGGTTGCTGGAGCCGGAACAGGTGATTTTCGGCGTCGGCGGCATCCTGCGCTGGCTAAGCCTGGTCCCGCTGCTGGCGGTTAAGGAAAAGCGCGGCTGGAGGCAATGGCATCGGAGCCCTGGTTCCAGGTGAGCGGCATTCAGGCTATATTTGGTTGAAAGTCATTGAGTTGGGGATTTTGATTGACAAAATACCGATGCTGGCAGAGTTTGCTCGAATCCCATTATTTTGCTTCAGCTTGGTTCCCGCGAGGCACTTTCGGCCTGCCCGGGCAAGGGCTGAAGCCTGAATAAGACACAACCAAAAGGAGTACCCGATGGCAGTCCCAAAAAGAAGAACTTCGAAAACCCGCAGAGATAAACGCAGAACGCACGACGCGCTCACGCCTCCGGCTGTGAGCACCTGCTCCAAATGCGGAGAGCCCGCCCGTCCGCACCACGTGTGCGACAATTGCGGCACCTACTCCGGCAGGCAGATCAAAGCCGCCGCCGAGAAGGAGTAATGTGCGCATTGCCCTAGACGCTTTTGGAAGCGACAAAGCGCCGTTTCCAGAGATAGAGGGCGCCATTCAGGCCATCAAGGAAGACATTTGCGACGAGGTCATCCTGGTCGGCGATGAAGCCTCTCTCCGGAATGATCTGGAGAAATACTTCTACGACAAAGACCGGATCCGCATCGAGCATGCCAGCGAGCGCATCAACATGGAAGACCACGCCGCTGAGGCCGTGCGCGCCAAAAAGAATTCCTCGATGGTCCGCACAGTGCAACTGCACATGTCCGGGGCCGCGGACGCGGCTGTGAGCGCCGGCAATTCCGGGGCTTTCATGACCGCCTCCCTCTTTGGCTACGGCCGCATCAAAGGCGTTTCCCGTCCCGCGATCGCTGTTACCCTGCCCACTATGAAACAGCCCGAAATCCTGCTGGATATGGGCGCGAACGTGGATTGCGACGCCGAAAACCTGCTCCAGTTCGCCCAGCTTGGCACCATCTATTTCAGCTATATCTACAAGGTTCCGAACCCCCGCGTCGCCCTGCTGAACATCGGCGAGGAAAACGCCAAGGGCAATTTTATGTCCCGTGAGGCCTGGAACCTGCTTTCCCAGGCACAGGACCTCAATTTCGTGGGCAACATCGAGGGCAAGGACGTGCTGAAGGGAGACTGCGACGTGATTGTCTGCGACGGCTTTGTGGGCAACGTGGTGCTGAAGACGATCGAAGGCGCGGTGATGGCCGTTTTCGAACTGCTGAAAGAGCAGCTCAACAAAGACTGGATCGCCAAATTCGGGGCGGTCCTCTCTTATCCGGTTTACAGCTATCTAAGGCACAAGCTCGACCACACCGAGATCGGCGGCGCCCTGCTGGTGGGGCTGAACGGCTGCAGCATCGTTTGCCACGGCAGCAGCAACGCCAACGCTATAAAAAACGGAATCCAATTCGCCGTGCGCACCGCGCAGGCAGGTGTTGTGAACCACACCAAGGAATATTTCGAGAGGATAAGCAAATGCCATTGCACAATGCCAAATTCGCTTCTTTCGGCAGCCACGCTCCGGCAAAGATAGTCAACAACTTCGATCTGGAAAAGATCGTGGAAACCTCCGACGAATGGATCCGCACCCGCACCGGGATGTTTGAGCGCCACCACTGCACTCCGGAGGAAGCGGCCAGTGACCTTGCCATCGTCGCAGCCACCAACGCCATAGAGGCTTCCAAAGTGAGATACCGGGATATCGACCTCATCGTGACTGCCACCGTGACCGGCGACCATCCCTTTCCCTCCACTTCCTGTGTGTTGCAGAAAAAGCTGGGCCTGAAAAACATCCCCGCCTTTGATGTCTCCGCTGGCTGCACCGGCTTTGTGTACGCCCTGGACGTGGCCAAAAACTACGTGGAAAACGGCAGCGCGCAAAATGTGCTGGTGATCGGCGTGGACATTCTCACCAAAATCACGAACTGGAGCGACCGCAACACTTGTGTTCTCTTCGGCGACGGCGCCGGGGCGACCATCCTTTCCCGGGCCCAAAAGAACGATATCTCAAGGATCATTGATTCACTCATTTTTGCCGACGGCAGCCAGGGCGAACTGCTCTATCAGGCAGCCGGCGGTTCCCGTATGCCCGCCAGCCACGAATCCGTGGACAAGAACCTCCACACCGTTTACATGGAAGGCAACCGCATCTACAAAAACGCCATCCGTTCGATGTTTGCCTCCACCGACGAACTGCTAAAGCGCAACAAAATGGGGGTTGAGGACGTCGACTGGATCATCCCCCACCAGGCCAACCTGCGCATTATCGAAGGCCTGGCTGACAAACTTCACGTGCCGATGAGCAAGGTGATCGTGAACATCGAAAAATACGGCAACACCTCCTCGGCCACCATTCCCCTGGCGATGGACGAAGCCATCCGCGCTAACAAGATCCGCCGCGGCGATATCATTCTGTTCACCTCCTTCGGCGCCGGGCTCACTTGGGGCAGCCTGCTGGCCAGGTATTGAGGACCACAGCATGAAAACAGCGTTCGTTTTTCCCGGACAGGGGGCCCAATACGTAGGCATGGCCCGTGATTTCTGTGAAGCCGTGCCCGAATTCGCCATCGAGCTGGAGGCCTTTGACCGGTGCCACGGCACGGATCTGCGCCAGATCATGTTTGAAGGACCGGAAGAGCTTTTGAAGGAAACCCGCCACACCCAGCCGGCCATCCTCTTCCACAGTATCTGTGCCCTAAAGGTTTTTGAGCGCCATACTAACATCCGCCCCGCCTGCGTAGCCGGCCATTCCCTGGGCGAATTCAGCGCCCTGGTCGCCAACGGCACCCTGGACTGGCAGGACGCTCTGCATTTGGTGCACAAACGCGGGGAATTCATGATAGAAGCCAACGCCGGCAGCCCCTTTGCCATGGCTGCCGTGATAGGGCTGGAAGCCCAGGCCGTAATTGAAGCCTGCGCCGAAGCTGAAGCTGAAGGCCTGGTGCGCGCGGTGAACTTCAACACCCCCATCCAGACAGTGATTTCCGGCACAGAAGCCGGGGTCGCCAAAGCCCGCGAGATCCTCTCCGCCAAAGGCGCCAAGAGGGTTTTGCCGCTGGTCGTGGGCGGGCCCTTCCACACTCCACTGATCGAAAAAGCCAGCCACTGGCTCGAGGTGGAGATGGCCAGGGTGGAGTTCCGCGACGCTGAAATCCCCGTGATTTCCAATGTGGACGCAGCGCCCGCCACAGAGGGCTCTGTCAGCCGCGCCAAGCTGGTGCGCCAGGTGGTTTCGCCGGTGCTCTGGGTGGACAGTGTAAAGGCCATGCTGGCCTCCGGAATCACCCGTTTCATCGAGTTCGGGCCCCAAAAAGTGCTAAGCGGCATGATCAAGAACATTGACAAAGAAGCCAAGGTTTTAAACTTTGGCTGGATGGAGGAGCTGGACGATTTGCTCAGCGCCCTCTAAAAACATTATAAAGAATGAAGATATGAATACTGCGAACTACAACCTTCAGAACAAAACAGTGGTAATCACCGGCGCTGCCCGCGGAATCGGCTTCGCGATAGCGGAAGCTTTTGCCGCCCAGGGCAGCCATGTGGTGATCGTAGATCTGGCCCGCGACAGCGTGGACCAAGCCGTTCAAAGCCTCGCCCAGCGTGGATTCTCAGCCTCCGGTGAAGTGGGCGATGTAACCCAGGGTGAAGCCATGGAAGCCATTTTTGCCTCCATAGTCAGCGCCCGCGGCGGGATAGACTGCCTGGTGAACAACGCCGGCGTCACCCGCGACAATCTGCTGCTGCGCATGAAGCAGGAGGAATGGGACCTGGTGCTGAAAATCAACCTCAGCGGCAGCTTCATCTGCACCCAGAAAGTTTTCAAACACATGATGAAGGCCAGAAGCGGCTCCATCATCAACATCGCCAGCGTTATCGGCATCATAGGCAACGCCGGCCAGGCCAACTACGCGGCCTCCAAAGGCGGCCTCATCGCTTTCACCAAAAGCTGCGCCAAGGAATTCGCCTCCCGGGGCGTGCGCGTGAACGCCATTGCTCCAGGATTCATCGAGACGGAGATGACCGCAACCCTTCCTGCCGAGGTGGTGGCTTCCTACGCAAAAGCCATCCCGCTGCAGAAAATGGGCTCCCCGGCAGACATCGCCAGGGTCTGCCTCTTTCTCGCCTCGGACGACAGCTCCTACCTCACCGGCCAGACCATTGCCGTCGATGGCGGTCTGACCATGCACTGAAGCGTTGAACGGGAAACCATTCAATATAGAAAGAAAACCTAACTTCAATAATCATAGGAGGAAAAATGGATATTGAAGCCAAAGTCAAACAGATCGTGATGGACAAACTCGGCGTGGAGGAATCTCAAGTTGTTCCCGCCGCCAACTTCATCGAAGACCTGCGTGCCGATTCCCTGGACACTGTGGAATTGGTCATGGCATTTGAGGAAGAATTCTCGATCAATATCCCTGATGAAGATCAGGACAAGCTCCGCACAGTCGGACAAGCCATCGACTACCTGAAGGAAAAGCTGGCTTAATCCCCCAAAACCGTGAATCAATCCTGATAGCTTCAGTTATCAGGATTGATTCCACCCTTTTTCCAAACGCGAAAATCCCTGCCGGCTTTTCCCAAAACCCGCCGGCAGGCAAACTGAACAAGAGGATCAAGATATGAAAAGACGAGTGGTTATTACAGGCATGGGAGCCCTGACCCCGGTGGGGCACAATGTGGCTGAAACCTGGAACAACCTGGTGAACGGTGTGTCGGGAGTGGATACCATCACCTCCTTTGACACCTCAGCCCTTTCCGCCAAGATCGCCGCCCAGATAAAAGATTTTCATCCCGAAGAGCATTTCGACCTCAAGGAAGCCCGCAAGATGGATTCCTTCACCCACTTTGCCATGGTGGCGGCCCGCGAGGCTGTTAAGGACGCTGGTATAGATTCTGCCAGGCAGGACGGCCGCCGCGTAGGCGTGATCACCGGAGTGGGCATCGGCGGAATCTACACCTTCGAGGAAGAGACCATCAAAAACCACCTGCAGGGCCCGCGCCGGATCAGCCCCTTTTTCATCCCCAAAATGATATCCAACATAGCCGCTGCCCACATCGCCATAGAACACGGCTTCAAAGGCCCCAACTTCAGCATTGCCAGCGCCTGCGCCAGCGCCAACCACGCCATCGGAACCGCTTTCCGCGCCATCCAGTATGGAGATGCCGATATCATCATCAGCGGCGGCGCTGAAGCCGGGGTGACCGCACTCTCCGTCGGCGGATTCTGCGCCCTGAGGGCCCTTTCCACCCGCAACGACGATCCCAAAGGCGCTTCCCGTCCCTTCGACGCCGGACGCGACGGCTTTGTGATGAGCGAAGGAGCCGCCTTCCTCGTGCTGGAAGAACTGGAACATGCCAAAGCCCGCGGAGCAACAATTTATGCCGAACTTGCCGGATATGCCGCCACCGACGATGCCTTTCACATCACCGCTCCCCTCGACGACGGCTCAGGTAGCGCCGAAGCCATGCTGGGCGCCATTGCCGACGCCGGGATCAGCCCCGCCGACATCCAGTATGTGAACGCCCACGGCACCTCCACCCCTCTCAACGACAAAGGAGAAACCCACTCCCTCAAAAGTTGCTTTGGTGACCACGCCTACAAGCTCAAGATCAATTCCACCAAATCCATGGTCGGCCATATGCTGGGCGCAGCCGCCGGAATCGAGGCCATCGTCTGCGTTAAGACCATCGAGACCGGCATCCTGCACCCCACCATCAACCTCAGCCAGCCGGACCCCGATTGCGACCTGGATTACGTGCCCAACACCCCGCAGAATCATGAGGTCATTTATGCCCTCTCCAATTCTCTGGGCTTTGGCGGGCACAATTCCGCCCTCGTGATCAAAAAATACATCTGATCCCCGCGTCCCCGGAGGGCCGCTGTGGCGGGATTTGCTGGCCGGATGAACAGAGGCAAGATTGAAAAAGATCATACACAGGATAGTTGAATACTTCAACGGCAAAAAGATAGCCGAGCACTATCCCAAGTGGGAAAAGAGCCTGGTCCAGTTGCAGAAAAAGATCGAATACAACTTTCACGACCCCACCCTGCTGCGCGCCGCCCTCACCCACAAATCCTATCTACGCCGCAATTTTGGCGACCACAAAACCCCCTCGCCCTTTGAACGAATGGAGTTTTTGGGCGATTCCATCCTCGGTTTCATCGTTTCCAAAGAGCTCTTTTCACGCCATCCCGACGAGCAGGAGGGCAAGCTCAGCAAGCTCAAATCCAAGATCGTCTCCGAAACTTATCTCACCCTCAAAGCCAACGCCCTCGACCTGGGCAAATACCTGCTGCTCAGCCCCGAGGAACAGCAATCCGGCGGCGCCAAAAAATCCTCCATCCTCAGCGATTCCGTTGAAGCCCTCATCTGCGCCATCTACCTGGACAGCGGCATCGCCTCCGCCACCAGATTCATCAAAAACCAGATCCTCACCGACTATGAAACCACGGTGAACCGCAACGAGTTGGTGAACTACAAAAGCATCCTCCAGGAACACCTCCAGGCCCACAGCGAGGAACCGCCCCGCTATGTGACCGTCGCCGAGGAAGGCCCGGAACACAACAAAACCTTCATTGTGGAAACCCACCTGGGCAACGAACTGCTTGGACGCGGCAAAGGCAACACCAAAAAGACCGCTCAACAGGAAGCCGCTCGAGCTGCCTGTCAGAAACTTGGGCTCTGAGCTCATCCTGACTATACAGCGAACGCAGGCAACAGAATAGCTTGTGGGAATGGCGCCGGGATGCTTTGAAGCGCTGTTCATTACTGTATTCAAAACTCGTTCCTCCTTTCACAAAAACCGATTTTGCTTGACAGAATAAAGGCCTGAAAATGAAAGGAGTGACAATGATGAGGGGCCTATAGCTCAGTTGGTAGAGCTTCCGGCTCATAACCGGACGGTCGGGGGTTCGACTCCCTCTGGGCCCACCATCTTTTTTTGAAATAGGGTCTGTTCCTGTTGTTAAAGCGGTTCATCCCGCGTCAGTCGTTCCTTAGCCCCTTCCGGTCCGCCTCTTGCATTGCTCCCTCCAAATGCCCGCATTTCAAGCGGGGATTGTGCGGGAGAGAAAACGCTGGCTTTATAAAGAGGGTTAAGGTCCAGCCAAAAGAGAAGTCCGAACTGGCAGGGTCAGTTGACTGGCATGAACCAGATTGGATCGATTTCGGCCAATAAAGCGTGCCGGATGCCCCGGCTGGAAATGCTCGCGCCCTTTAGCTCAAAGTGTAGCAGGATTTCTTCCAGAACCAGTGCCCCGGCCAGTATTATCGCTTCTCTGCCAGGTGGCAAACCCTTTATGCGAGCGCGTTCCGCCTCTGTGACACTGCCGTAGAGAACAATCTGCCTTTCCAGTTCCGTTTGGGACAGCCAGAGTCCCTGCACCTTTTCAGCCTCAAAATCTTCCAACTCCATTGCCACTGCCGCCAGGGCACAGACTCCGCCGCCGCAGGCGACGGCATGCTGCTTCCCCGAGCGGGGAAACTCACTCTGCAAAAGGCCGCGGACGTGGTTTCTGAGATAGCTCAGTTCTTCGGAGTCCGGCGGATCGCCGTGGATAAAGGAACTGGTGAGCGTCAGCGCGCCCAGGGGAAGGCTGTGGCAGGTTTTCAGCCCCTGCTTGGACCCAAAACTGAATTCGGTGCTGCCCCCGCCGGAATCTATCACAACAAAGTCTCCATCTGTTGGAGCCAGCGCTGAAGCAGCCTCAAAGCTCAACCGCGCCTCCCCTTCGGGTGTGAGAACGCGCAA
The Candidatus Cloacimonadota bacterium DNA segment above includes these coding regions:
- the rpmF gene encoding 50S ribosomal protein L32, giving the protein MAVPKRRTSKTRRDKRRTHDALTPPAVSTCSKCGEPARPHHVCDNCGTYSGRQIKAAAEKE
- the rnc gene encoding ribonuclease III, whose translation is MKKIIHRIVEYFNGKKIAEHYPKWEKSLVQLQKKIEYNFHDPTLLRAALTHKSYLRRNFGDHKTPSPFERMEFLGDSILGFIVSKELFSRHPDEQEGKLSKLKSKIVSETYLTLKANALDLGKYLLLSPEEQQSGGAKKSSILSDSVEALICAIYLDSGIASATRFIKNQILTDYETTVNRNELVNYKSILQEHLQAHSEEPPRYVTVAEEGPEHNKTFIVETHLGNELLGRGKGNTKKTAQQEAARAACQKLGL
- the plsX gene encoding phosphate acyltransferase PlsX, with protein sequence MRIALDAFGSDKAPFPEIEGAIQAIKEDICDEVILVGDEASLRNDLEKYFYDKDRIRIEHASERINMEDHAAEAVRAKKNSSMVRTVQLHMSGAADAAVSAGNSGAFMTASLFGYGRIKGVSRPAIAVTLPTMKQPEILLDMGANVDCDAENLLQFAQLGTIYFSYIYKVPNPRVALLNIGEENAKGNFMSREAWNLLSQAQDLNFVGNIEGKDVLKGDCDVIVCDGFVGNVVLKTIEGAVMAVFELLKEQLNKDWIAKFGAVLSYPVYSYLRHKLDHTEIGGALLVGLNGCSIVCHGSSNANAIKNGIQFAVRTAQAGVVNHTKEYFERISKCHCTMPNSLLSAATLRQR
- a CDS encoding acyl carrier protein, giving the protein MDIEAKVKQIVMDKLGVEESQVVPAANFIEDLRADSLDTVELVMAFEEEFSINIPDEDQDKLRTVGQAIDYLKEKLA
- the fabF gene encoding beta-ketoacyl-ACP synthase II; translation: MKRRVVITGMGALTPVGHNVAETWNNLVNGVSGVDTITSFDTSALSAKIAAQIKDFHPEEHFDLKEARKMDSFTHFAMVAAREAVKDAGIDSARQDGRRVGVITGVGIGGIYTFEEETIKNHLQGPRRISPFFIPKMISNIAAAHIAIEHGFKGPNFSIASACASANHAIGTAFRAIQYGDADIIISGGAEAGVTALSVGGFCALRALSTRNDDPKGASRPFDAGRDGFVMSEGAAFLVLEELEHAKARGATIYAELAGYAATDDAFHITAPLDDGSGSAEAMLGAIADAGISPADIQYVNAHGTSTPLNDKGETHSLKSCFGDHAYKLKINSTKSMVGHMLGAAAGIEAIVCVKTIETGILHPTINLSQPDPDCDLDYVPNTPQNHEVIYALSNSLGFGGHNSALVIKKYI
- the fabG gene encoding 3-oxoacyl-[acyl-carrier-protein] reductase, with product MNTANYNLQNKTVVITGAARGIGFAIAEAFAAQGSHVVIVDLARDSVDQAVQSLAQRGFSASGEVGDVTQGEAMEAIFASIVSARGGIDCLVNNAGVTRDNLLLRMKQEEWDLVLKINLSGSFICTQKVFKHMMKARSGSIINIASVIGIIGNAGQANYAASKGGLIAFTKSCAKEFASRGVRVNAIAPGFIETEMTATLPAEVVASYAKAIPLQKMGSPADIARVCLFLASDDSSYLTGQTIAVDGGLTMH
- the fabD gene encoding ACP S-malonyltransferase; protein product: MKTAFVFPGQGAQYVGMARDFCEAVPEFAIELEAFDRCHGTDLRQIMFEGPEELLKETRHTQPAILFHSICALKVFERHTNIRPACVAGHSLGEFSALVANGTLDWQDALHLVHKRGEFMIEANAGSPFAMAAVIGLEAQAVIEACAEAEAEGLVRAVNFNTPIQTVISGTEAGVAKAREILSAKGAKRVLPLVVGGPFHTPLIEKASHWLEVEMARVEFRDAEIPVISNVDAAPATEGSVSRAKLVRQVVSPVLWVDSVKAMLASGITRFIEFGPQKVLSGMIKNIDKEAKVLNFGWMEELDDLLSAL
- a CDS encoding MFS transporter encodes the protein MVILGASPLQFSILSALGQVAAVFQPLGVALMQRLKRRKRVCVAVTAAGRFLSFFLGAALLFSSSQAGIVFLLALLFVSAGLQAVGGNIWIAWVSDLIPIGIRGRFFARRNQILVFSGMVVGYILSYFTDLFEQGGGALRNLASQWVDPDILFIPRNQAWWLAGIFVFAGIMGFISLAILSRQPDRKRSLQQQMSLRRKFSEPFRDRNFRMLLAFGVWWMLAIGVGSAFWGPFMLKKLNMGLFQMQLYGSLHMGSSLLSYSFWGRFIDRWGNKRAMFICVLLGGLNPMLWLFMTPANYSILWLEGLLSGFMWAGNGVVTTNFVLAIAGKGREQTYSALYGAVGGVAMMASTLLTGAFFPGALRIGARLLEPEQVIFGVGGILRWLSLVPLLAVKEKRGWRQWHRSPGSR
- a CDS encoding ketoacyl-ACP synthase III, coding for MPLHNAKFASFGSHAPAKIVNNFDLEKIVETSDEWIRTRTGMFERHHCTPEEAASDLAIVAATNAIEASKVRYRDIDLIVTATVTGDHPFPSTSCVLQKKLGLKNIPAFDVSAGCTGFVYALDVAKNYVENGSAQNVLVIGVDILTKITNWSDRNTCVLFGDGAGATILSRAQKNDISRIIDSLIFADGSQGELLYQAAGGSRMPASHESVDKNLHTVYMEGNRIYKNAIRSMFASTDELLKRNKMGVEDVDWIIPHQANLRIIEGLADKLHVPMSKVIVNIEKYGNTSSATIPLAMDEAIRANKIRRGDIILFTSFGAGLTWGSLLARY
- a CDS encoding Ppx/GppA family phosphatase; translated protein: MRAVIDIGSNSVKCVVAQGVGTDFQVIRELSRTTRLGEELVVTGMIGPEAAERSLAYLRELSDICRDYGVKSVVCVGAETLRRASDAEQFARRLNCLTGWELRVLTPEGEARLSFEAASALAPTDGDFVVIDSGGGSTEFSFGSKQGLKTCHSLPLGALTLTSSFIHGDPPDSEELSYLRNHVRGLLQSEFPRSGKQHAVACGGGVCALAAVAMELEDFEAEKVQGLWLSQTELERQIVLYGSVTEAERARIKGLPPGREAIILAGALVLEEILLHFELKGASISSRGIRHALLAEIDPIWFMPVN